From a single Candidatus Methanoperedens sp. genomic region:
- a CDS encoding PIN domain-containing protein → MYLIDTNVFLEVLLTQKKRENCKKFLDDNIGNLYISDFSLHSIGVILFRNSREDVFQKFVSDIFPNVEIVTLSKWSYEGLVDIKRKLGLDFDDAYQYKIAKEHDLKIVTMDTDFERITDLSVIFLQNIS, encoded by the coding sequence ATGTACCTCATCGATACTAATGTCTTTTTAGAGGTGCTACTAACCCAGAAAAAAAGAGAAAACTGCAAGAAGTTTCTCGATGACAACATCGGAAATCTCTACATTTCAGATTTTTCTTTACACTCGATTGGAGTAATTCTATTCAGAAACAGTAGAGAAGATGTTTTCCAAAAATTCGTAAGCGATATCTTTCCTAACGTAGAAATTGTCACCCTATCGAAATGGTCATATGAGGGCTTGGTTGATATTAAGAGAAAATTAGGATTGGATTTTGATGATGCATACCAGTACAAGATTGCCAAAGAGCATGATTTGAAGATAGTGACAATGGACACTGACTTTGAAAGGATAACCGATTTAAGTGTCATATTTTTGCAGAACATTTCCTAA